A window of the Bombus huntii isolate Logan2020A chromosome 8, iyBomHunt1.1, whole genome shotgun sequence genome harbors these coding sequences:
- the LOC126868722 gene encoding zinc finger matrin-type protein 5, which yields MGKRYYCEYCDRSFKDDPEARKKHLSSLQHTKNRADHYNMFKDPEAILKEESAKIPCKWYLSGGDCAFGLGCRYSHYTPPMIWELQRLVAMKYQSKLNVTLENGWPNTDDIIKEYFENPTSTSDADDFIYPVWPRPLELQNYSMLPPSLWPITPESLANTKTFKEWS from the exons ATGGGTAAAAGATATTATTGCGAGTATTGTGACAGATCCTTTAAGGATGACCCAGAAGCCAGAAAAAAACATCTTTCGAGTTTACAACATACAAAAAATCGCGCAGATCATTATAATATGTTCAAAGAT CCAGAAGctatattaaaagaagaaagcgcAAAGATACCATGCAAATGGTATTTAAGTGGTGGTGATTGCGCATTTGGCCTTGGTTGCAGATATTCCCACTATACTCCTCCTATGATATGGGAACTTCAACGACTGG ttGCCATGAAATATCAATCAAAACTGAATGTGACGCTTGAAAATGGTTGGCCAAATACTGATGATATAatcaaagaatattttgaGAATCCTACAAGTACAAGCGATGCAGATGATTTTATTTATCCTGTTTGGCCTAGACCGTTGGAATTACAGAATTATTCCATGTTGCCACCATCATTATGGCCTATCACACCAGAAAGCTTAGCAAATACCAAAACTTTCAAGGAATGGAGTTAA